Genomic segment of Arctopsyche grandis isolate Sample6627 chromosome 3, ASM5162203v2, whole genome shotgun sequence:
atacgtccatataatgtaccaaagaatactatcctcacttgcatgacacctgcaggatacggttcgtgctggataggtatgaacagaccttaaagcgGGTTTTGTCCCGCCGGTACATCTCTAGGCATATGTAGCCCGTGAACTAATTTTGTAGTGCCTACAGCTTGTGAGTTGTGACTTTTACTGgagaataaataacaataatttgaATCAAACTTTAATAATCTCAAGCTTCATCATTGTTATTTGGTATATGGTGCAAGAAGAACAAGTAAAAACAATGAGTTGAATATTCTTATCGATAAATAAAGCTTCGAAGGGCATGGCCGCGAGCGAAATCGTTAAGAGCAACCGGCGCGGCGCGGCGCGGCGCGGTTGAGGTTAGATCGGCGTTCGTTCGAGTACGCGCTCGGCTGTCAAAGGCGAGAGATTCGAGAGAGTCCGTTGTAGAGATGAAGTTGGTGCGGTTCCTGATGAAGCTGAGTCACGAGACGGTGACTGTGGAGCTGAAGAACGGGGCGCAGGTGCACGGAACGGTGGCGGGCGTAGACGTGGCCATGAACACCCACCTGAAGGGCGTGCGGCTGACGGCGCCGCGCCGCGAGCCGCTGCACCTCGAGTCGCTGTCGGTGCGCGGCAACAACGTGCGCTACTTCATTCTGCCCGACTCGCTGCTGCTGGAGGTGCTGCTGCAGGACGCCGGCCCGCGCCCCCGCAAGAACAAGCGCgacgccccccgcgcccccgcgCGCCCCGCTCGTGGCCGCGGCCGCGCCGGCCGCGGGGCGCGCGCCCCTCGCCCCACCGC
This window contains:
- the SmD1 gene encoding small ribonucleoprotein particle protein SmD1 translates to MKLVRFLMKLSHETVTVELKNGAQVHGTVAGVDVAMNTHLKGVRLTAPRREPLHLESLSVRGNNVRYFILPDSLLLEVLLQDAGPRPRKNKRDAPRAPARPARGRGRAGRGARAPRPTARPHRPHTRR